Proteins from a single region of Egicoccus sp. AB-alg2:
- a CDS encoding acetate--CoA ligase family protein: MTATVPASLGSLTAFREPASVAVVGASSDTSKWGYWLAAGALAGRHRRRVYLVNRRRTEVGGVPTLGSIAELPEAPELVVLCTPAEHVETVVEEALARGSRGFIGITAGLDQVTGRPGAERELATRIRAAGARLLGPNCLGLYDAESELQLAWGTFEPGSLGIVSQSGQLGSELADLAAEAGLGVSRFVSIGNQADISVEEAVADLVDHESTRVVAIYIESFRDGRAMIRTLRRLRHAGKPAVLLTVGGSEASRTAARSHTGALTSSLDVVDAACRAAGTVRVQTPAQLIDVAQALVDLPALPRGGRVVVVGDSGGQGAVAADVATARGLTVSPLGDDARTRLAAQLPGGAAVSNPVDLAGAGEQDLDNYAAVVETVSGDPDVDAVVLTGYFGSYAAHTPHLAGREATAARRIAATAHRTGKPVLVHSMCASSSTVDVLRATGVPTYRTIDATLTALGATVELAGRAGRDLAVPPETPQPVAAGYWAAREALLARGIAYPPGALVRTPDELEAALRTVPGPYVLKADWLEHKSDFGGVLLGLATADDVRAAYTEGVRRLRRPTWVLEQLDGRPHVVELIVGARRDPTFGPVVLIGAGGTEAELHRDGAVELAPLDVSTARGMLQRLRCAPLLAGWRGRPAVDIDAIVRTAVGLGDLLAATPEWAAVELNPLRVDHTGALAVDALVTTTQGASPSAPAGANNPGEQTRARIL; the protein is encoded by the coding sequence GTGACGGCAACCGTTCCCGCTTCCCTGGGCAGTCTGACCGCGTTTCGCGAGCCGGCCTCGGTCGCCGTCGTCGGTGCCTCCAGCGACACGTCGAAGTGGGGCTACTGGCTCGCGGCCGGGGCGCTGGCGGGCCGGCATCGCCGGCGGGTGTACCTGGTGAATCGGCGGCGTACCGAGGTCGGCGGAGTTCCGACGCTTGGCTCGATCGCCGAGCTGCCTGAGGCACCCGAGCTCGTGGTGCTCTGCACGCCGGCCGAGCACGTCGAGACGGTCGTCGAGGAAGCTCTGGCGCGAGGCAGCCGTGGGTTCATCGGCATCACGGCCGGGCTCGACCAAGTCACGGGCCGACCGGGGGCCGAACGGGAGTTGGCTACCCGAATCCGCGCCGCGGGAGCACGGCTGCTCGGGCCCAACTGTCTCGGACTCTACGACGCCGAGTCGGAACTGCAGTTGGCCTGGGGCACCTTCGAGCCCGGCTCGCTGGGCATCGTGAGCCAGAGCGGCCAGCTCGGATCCGAACTGGCCGACCTGGCGGCCGAGGCCGGCCTCGGCGTCTCCCGGTTCGTCTCCATCGGCAACCAGGCCGACATCAGCGTGGAGGAGGCCGTGGCCGACCTCGTGGACCACGAGTCCACGCGGGTCGTCGCGATCTACATCGAGAGCTTCCGTGACGGCAGGGCCATGATCCGCACGCTGCGGCGACTGCGGCACGCCGGCAAACCGGCCGTCCTGCTGACGGTCGGCGGAAGCGAGGCGAGCCGGACCGCGGCACGGTCTCACACGGGAGCGTTGACCTCGTCGCTGGACGTCGTCGACGCCGCCTGCCGCGCCGCCGGAACCGTGCGGGTGCAGACGCCGGCGCAGCTGATCGACGTGGCTCAGGCGCTGGTCGATCTGCCCGCGCTGCCGCGGGGTGGTCGAGTCGTCGTCGTTGGCGACAGTGGCGGCCAGGGCGCCGTCGCCGCCGATGTCGCCACCGCACGAGGCCTGACCGTTTCGCCGCTGGGCGATGACGCTCGTACGCGACTGGCCGCGCAATTGCCCGGTGGGGCAGCCGTCTCCAACCCGGTGGATCTGGCGGGCGCAGGCGAGCAGGACCTGGACAACTACGCCGCCGTGGTCGAGACCGTCAGTGGCGATCCCGACGTCGACGCCGTCGTTCTCACCGGCTACTTCGGGAGCTACGCAGCCCACACCCCACACTTGGCGGGGCGCGAGGCCACCGCCGCACGCCGCATCGCCGCGACGGCCCACCGCACCGGCAAGCCGGTGCTGGTGCACAGCATGTGTGCTTCCTCGAGCACGGTCGATGTCTTGCGTGCCACCGGGGTGCCGACCTACCGCACCATCGACGCCACGCTGACCGCCCTCGGCGCGACGGTGGAACTGGCCGGCCGGGCTGGCCGGGACCTCGCGGTACCACCCGAGACTCCGCAGCCGGTTGCCGCCGGCTACTGGGCGGCGAGGGAGGCGCTTCTCGCTCGCGGCATCGCCTACCCGCCCGGCGCGCTGGTACGCACGCCGGACGAACTCGAGGCGGCACTGCGGACCGTGCCAGGTCCGTACGTGCTCAAGGCGGACTGGCTCGAGCACAAGAGCGACTTCGGCGGGGTGCTGCTCGGCCTGGCGACCGCCGACGACGTCCGAGCCGCCTACACCGAGGGTGTTCGTCGGCTCCGACGACCTACATGGGTGCTCGAGCAGCTCGATGGGCGCCCGCACGTTGTCGAACTCATCGTCGGCGCCCGCCGCGACCCGACGTTCGGTCCGGTGGTGCTCATCGGCGCGGGCGGAACCGAGGCGGAGCTTCACCGAGACGGCGCCGTCGAACTCGCGCCGCTGGACGTCTCCACGGCTCGCGGGATGCTCCAGCGGCTGCGGTGTGCACCGCTGCTCGCTGGATGGCGGGGGCGTCCCGCGGTCGACATCGACGCCATCGTGCGCACGGCTGTCGGCCTTGGTGACCTGCTCGCGGCGACCCCCGAGTGGGCCGCGGTCGAGCTCAACCCACTCCGTGTCGATCACACCGGCGCGCTGGCCGTCGATGCGCTCGTCACCACGACGCAGGGTGCATCGCCTTCCGCGCCTGCAGGCGCGAACAATCCTGGGGAGCAAACACGTGCACGAATCCTCTAA
- a CDS encoding Glu/Leu/Phe/Val dehydrogenase dimerization domain-containing protein — MDTPPLYEITWHDPVTGTPGYVVVDRLVRGLASGGLRVRQGCTREEIAGLARGMSRKEALVYDPADRYLPLGGAKGGLDLDPGSPLLEDVLYRFLTAIRPVVEHQWTTGEDFGVRQETLDRVARRVGLPSTVEAVFATLDDADAARDRLRRAFDVEVEGIGLADLVGGYGVAQAVIAHAELRGRDVRGLTAVVQGFGSIGGAAARYLQRAGLRVIGVADREGLLLDADGLDVEALLRARDGSGCIDRARVGEVAQADGRSWHTLDVDVVVPAAMSYVLDVADVEAVRAAVVAEGANMPTLPAAEELLRARGIEVLPDFLTNWATNAWWWWVVYGDIAPTAEASFAKIAARMQRLLKTVVSTADAQGIPLRQAALDVADRNVRLLTDHAGSPA, encoded by the coding sequence GTGGACACGCCACCGCTCTACGAGATCACCTGGCACGACCCCGTCACCGGCACCCCCGGCTACGTCGTCGTCGACCGCCTCGTCCGCGGGCTGGCAAGCGGCGGCCTGCGCGTGCGCCAAGGCTGCACGCGCGAGGAGATCGCTGGGCTGGCGCGTGGCATGAGCCGCAAGGAAGCCCTCGTGTACGACCCCGCCGATCGGTACCTGCCGCTCGGGGGCGCCAAGGGCGGGCTGGACCTCGACCCCGGGTCACCGCTGCTCGAGGACGTCCTGTACCGCTTTCTCACGGCGATCCGCCCCGTCGTCGAGCATCAGTGGACCACCGGTGAGGACTTCGGGGTCCGCCAGGAGACGCTCGACCGAGTCGCTCGACGGGTGGGGCTGCCGTCCACCGTCGAGGCGGTGTTCGCCACGCTCGATGACGCGGACGCGGCCCGGGACCGCCTTCGCCGTGCCTTCGACGTCGAAGTCGAGGGCATCGGGCTTGCCGACCTCGTTGGCGGCTACGGCGTGGCCCAGGCCGTGATCGCCCACGCCGAGCTCCGCGGCCGAGACGTGCGAGGACTCACCGCGGTGGTGCAGGGGTTCGGATCCATCGGCGGTGCCGCCGCCCGTTACCTGCAGCGTGCCGGGCTTCGTGTGATCGGGGTCGCCGACCGCGAGGGTCTGCTCCTCGACGCGGACGGTCTGGACGTCGAGGCCTTGCTGCGTGCCCGCGACGGCTCGGGCTGCATCGACCGTGCGCGTGTCGGCGAGGTGGCGCAGGCGGACGGCCGGTCGTGGCACACCCTCGACGTCGACGTCGTCGTTCCAGCCGCGATGTCGTACGTGCTCGACGTCGCCGATGTCGAGGCTGTCCGGGCCGCCGTCGTCGCGGAAGGCGCCAACATGCCCACGTTGCCAGCGGCGGAAGAACTCCTCCGGGCGCGCGGGATCGAGGTCCTGCCCGATTTCCTCACCAACTGGGCGACGAACGCCTGGTGGTGGTGGGTCGTCTACGGCGACATCGCGCCGACCGCCGAGGCGTCGTTCGCCAAGATCGCCGCGAGGATGCAGCGTCTGCTCAAGACCGTCGTGAGCACCGCGGACGCGCAAGGCATCCCCCTGCGGCAGGCCGCGTTGGACGTGGCCGACCGCAACGTCCGACTGCTGACGGACCACGCAGGATCACCGGCGTGA
- a CDS encoding SDR family oxidoreductase, which translates to MHESSKPLAADRVVLVTGGGSGIGRAIALRCAADGARVAVLGRRQEPLDETVQLARERGGRARAFTADVRDPDAVAAAVTGIVDWAGQLDAVVNNAAGNFVCAAEDLSPGGWRAVVDIVLNGTFNVVHAAAPYLLGQGRGVILNVIASYAWHGHPGTVHSAAAKAGVLAMTRTLAVEWGARGVRVNCIAPGPTETAGAGSALWATPEARAQVLASVPAGRFATAEEIADSAAFLLDERAAYITGEVLTVDGGQWLGKQVYGQPADTAAVLMSAGTQGGKP; encoded by the coding sequence GTGCACGAATCCTCTAAACCGCTTGCCGCCGACCGTGTCGTGCTGGTCACCGGTGGCGGCAGCGGCATCGGTCGAGCCATTGCGCTGCGCTGCGCGGCGGACGGAGCTCGAGTGGCAGTGCTCGGACGCCGGCAGGAGCCGCTCGACGAGACGGTCCAGCTCGCTCGTGAACGTGGTGGCCGCGCTCGCGCCTTCACGGCCGACGTTCGCGATCCCGACGCCGTCGCTGCGGCGGTGACCGGCATCGTCGACTGGGCGGGACAGCTCGACGCCGTCGTCAACAACGCCGCCGGCAACTTCGTCTGCGCCGCGGAGGACCTGTCGCCGGGCGGGTGGCGGGCCGTGGTCGACATCGTGCTCAACGGCACGTTCAACGTCGTCCACGCCGCGGCGCCGTACCTGCTCGGCCAAGGCCGCGGCGTGATCCTCAACGTGATCGCCAGCTACGCGTGGCACGGTCATCCTGGCACCGTGCACAGCGCCGCCGCGAAGGCCGGCGTGCTCGCGATGACGCGGACTCTGGCGGTCGAGTGGGGCGCGAGGGGCGTCCGCGTCAACTGCATCGCGCCAGGTCCGACCGAAACGGCCGGTGCAGGCAGCGCGTTGTGGGCGACACCGGAAGCGCGTGCCCAGGTGCTCGCCAGCGTGCCAGCGGGGCGCTTCGCAACTGCCGAGGAGATCGCCGACAGCGCCGCGTTCCTGCTCGACGAGCGCGCCGCCTACATCACCGGCGAGGTGCTCACCGTGGACGGCGGCCAGTGGCTCGGCAAGCAGGTCTACGGCCAGCCGGCCGACACGGCGGCCGTCCTCATGTCGGCAGGAACGCAGGGAGGCAAGCCGTGA
- a CDS encoding C-terminal binding protein, which yields MVAATPKRTVAVYTDVSPEEDVAPGVSLLRSAGLQVRVLSTADTRRIAANTDADFLLVGYSRVGPELLACLPRLRGVATRSVGTDMVDTRAAAARGVHVGHLPDVATEEVATHTVALALAAVRGVVFFDRATMVGRWEPSTEVLRRPSLLTWGVVGLGRIGRAVADRARHLVGDVVGFDPALDARAWPSGVERATALAALLGRADIVSLHLPLTEETAGLIGSEQFAVMKPGTVLINVARGGVVDETALLEALDRGLVDAAALDVLRHEPPAADDPLLKHPRTIVTPHVAYLSRESAAAAVRAQAQQVLRWVDEVSHPGKTPT from the coding sequence ATGGTCGCGGCCACTCCCAAGCGCACGGTGGCGGTCTACACCGACGTCTCCCCGGAGGAGGACGTCGCGCCCGGGGTCAGCCTGCTTCGCTCCGCCGGCCTGCAAGTGCGCGTCCTGTCGACTGCCGACACCCGGCGCATCGCCGCGAACACCGACGCCGACTTCCTGCTGGTCGGATACAGCCGCGTCGGACCGGAACTGCTGGCGTGCCTGCCGCGTCTGCGTGGCGTCGCCACGAGGTCGGTCGGCACCGACATGGTCGACACTCGCGCCGCGGCGGCGCGCGGTGTGCACGTCGGCCACCTCCCCGACGTCGCCACCGAAGAGGTCGCCACCCACACCGTGGCACTCGCACTGGCCGCCGTCCGGGGGGTCGTCTTCTTCGACCGGGCGACCATGGTCGGCCGCTGGGAACCCTCGACCGAGGTGCTGCGGCGGCCATCGCTGCTGACCTGGGGCGTGGTGGGCCTCGGACGCATCGGACGCGCCGTCGCCGACCGCGCCCGCCACCTCGTCGGAGACGTCGTTGGTTTCGACCCGGCCCTGGACGCACGAGCCTGGCCGAGCGGCGTGGAACGCGCCACGGCGCTCGCGGCACTGCTCGGCCGGGCCGACATCGTGAGCCTGCATCTCCCGTTGACCGAGGAGACCGCCGGCCTGATTGGCTCCGAGCAGTTCGCGGTGATGAAGCCGGGGACGGTGCTGATCAACGTGGCGCGCGGCGGAGTCGTGGACGAGACGGCACTTCTCGAGGCGCTCGATCGGGGGCTGGTCGACGCCGCAGCACTCGACGTCCTACGGCATGAACCGCCAGCGGCCGACGACCCGCTGCTGAAGCATCCTCGGACGATCGTGACGCCGCACGTCGCCTACCTGTCGCGCGAGTCGGCGGCCGCCGCCGTCCGCGCCCAGGCGCAACAGGTTCTGCGCTGGGTCGACGAGGTCTCGCATCCGGGGAAAACGCCGACGTGA
- a CDS encoding maleylpyruvate isomerase N-terminal domain-containing protein — MTSMLLPPVVVGDRLGPERGALLALLADLDAAAWRRPTVCPGWDVHALVLHLLHDDLRRLSAARDGHTGGWIDATGFEQLVAGLDALNEQFVATLAAVVSPRLARELLTAVSPSAEEHLRSLPPDAPDGTVAWAGAGPHPNWLDVAREFTERWVHQQQIRAAVARPGLDGPSWLAPVLDTFVHALPPALPPRPAGTRVLLHVTGPLMRGWSATAAADGWRLAHASIDDAGEAGDPGGADVAAVVVIPASLLWRRAVRMADAHEVRAASRVQGDPALTDAVLDLRAAIVPDA; from the coding sequence ATGACGAGCATGCTGCTACCTCCCGTCGTCGTCGGTGACCGGCTCGGCCCGGAGCGCGGCGCACTGCTGGCGCTCCTGGCCGACCTGGACGCGGCGGCGTGGCGTCGCCCGACCGTGTGCCCGGGCTGGGACGTGCACGCGCTGGTGCTGCATCTGCTGCACGACGACCTGCGCCGGCTGTCTGCCGCACGCGACGGTCACACCGGTGGTTGGATCGACGCCACCGGTTTCGAGCAGCTCGTCGCCGGCCTCGATGCGCTCAACGAGCAGTTCGTCGCGACACTGGCCGCCGTCGTGTCGCCGCGGCTCGCACGTGAGCTGCTAACCGCCGTGAGCCCGTCCGCCGAGGAGCACCTGCGCAGCCTGCCGCCCGACGCGCCGGACGGCACGGTCGCCTGGGCCGGTGCCGGTCCGCACCCGAACTGGCTCGACGTCGCCCGCGAGTTCACCGAGCGCTGGGTCCACCAGCAGCAGATCCGCGCCGCGGTCGCCCGCCCGGGCCTCGACGGTCCGTCCTGGCTGGCGCCGGTGCTCGACACGTTCGTGCACGCGCTGCCACCTGCGCTGCCGCCGCGCCCGGCGGGCACCCGGGTGCTCCTGCACGTGACCGGCCCGCTGATGCGGGGCTGGTCCGCCACGGCGGCCGCGGACGGCTGGCGGCTGGCACACGCTTCGATCGACGACGCGGGCGAGGCGGGCGACCCGGGCGGCGCGGACGTCGCTGCCGTCGTGGTGATCCCCGCCTCGCTGCTGTGGCGCCGGGCCGTGCGCATGGCCGACGCGCACGAGGTCCGTGCGGCCAGCCGCGTCCAGGGCGACCCGGCCTTGACCGACGCGGTCCTCGACCTGCGCGCCGCCATCGTGCCCGACGCCTGA
- a CDS encoding 5-guanidino-2-oxopentanoate decarboxylase yields the protein MTTMTGGEAVVRALAAHGVDTAFGIPGTHNLAIYAHLSAYGIRHVSPRHEQGAGYAADGYARVAGRPGVAITTTGPAALNAAAAAAQSFSDSVPVLHVSPGLPLGHPGRGNGYLHEVKDQTRAMDAVTAYSHRVTAVAEIPGAVAEAFASMTAGRPRPVHLEVPLDLLETSGTVTDVEPVEIARSAAPPARIGDAARFLAPSQRPVVIVGGGARHAATHVRALAERLGAVVVATTNGKGTFDEAHPLSVGAGLHHPTIAALVEDADAVVAVGTELAPSDLWNGPLPLDGRLVRIDVDPGQVLRNARPHVGLVGDAAATLEALTAALAPAPDPSTAETRAARWRNRLHEDARVEGAAWVGLIEILARFLPADSVVAGDSAMVCYYGALTNLPRHRPASFLYPTGLGTLGYGLPAAIGAKLARPQADVLALLGDGGLMFTVAELAAAAQVGLPLAVVVVDNRGYGEIRREMLERDERPLGTELPTVDFPAVARGFGCHAHRITDLADLPQLLEAAFCTDRPTLLHVDEALAGAPATGR from the coding sequence GTGACCACGATGACCGGCGGGGAAGCCGTCGTCCGCGCCCTAGCCGCGCATGGCGTGGACACGGCGTTCGGTATCCCCGGCACCCACAACCTCGCCATCTACGCGCACCTGTCGGCGTACGGCATCCGCCATGTCTCCCCGCGCCACGAGCAGGGGGCCGGCTACGCCGCCGACGGCTACGCCCGTGTGGCCGGACGGCCCGGCGTCGCGATCACCACCACGGGTCCGGCCGCGCTCAACGCCGCCGCCGCCGCGGCGCAGTCCTTCTCGGACTCGGTCCCCGTGCTGCACGTCTCACCAGGGTTGCCACTCGGCCACCCGGGTCGGGGCAACGGCTACCTGCACGAGGTCAAGGACCAGACCCGCGCCATGGACGCCGTGACCGCCTACAGCCACCGGGTGACCGCCGTGGCCGAGATCCCTGGTGCGGTGGCCGAAGCCTTCGCGTCGATGACGGCCGGCAGGCCGCGCCCGGTACATCTCGAGGTGCCGCTGGACCTCCTCGAGACCTCGGGCACCGTCACCGACGTCGAACCGGTCGAGATCGCGCGGTCTGCTGCCCCACCGGCGCGGATCGGCGATGCCGCGCGCTTCCTGGCGCCCAGCCAGCGACCCGTCGTGATCGTGGGCGGCGGCGCCCGGCACGCCGCGACGCACGTCCGCGCTCTGGCCGAACGCCTCGGCGCCGTCGTCGTCGCGACCACCAACGGCAAGGGCACGTTCGACGAAGCCCATCCGCTGTCCGTTGGCGCGGGGCTGCACCATCCGACCATCGCGGCGCTCGTCGAGGACGCCGATGCCGTCGTCGCCGTGGGGACAGAACTCGCGCCATCGGACCTGTGGAACGGCCCTCTGCCGCTCGACGGCCGTCTCGTACGCATCGACGTCGACCCTGGGCAGGTGCTGCGCAATGCCCGACCGCACGTGGGTCTGGTCGGTGACGCCGCGGCCACCCTCGAGGCGCTCACCGCCGCGCTTGCGCCCGCACCCGATCCGTCGACGGCGGAGACCCGAGCCGCCCGGTGGCGCAACCGGCTGCACGAGGACGCACGCGTCGAGGGAGCCGCCTGGGTCGGTCTGATCGAGATCCTGGCCCGATTCCTGCCTGCCGACAGCGTCGTCGCCGGCGACAGCGCGATGGTGTGCTACTACGGCGCGCTCACGAACCTGCCGCGGCACCGCCCCGCCTCCTTCCTCTACCCGACCGGGTTGGGGACGCTCGGGTACGGCCTACCGGCGGCGATCGGGGCCAAGCTGGCGCGACCGCAGGCCGACGTGCTGGCCCTGCTCGGTGATGGTGGACTGATGTTCACGGTCGCGGAGCTCGCGGCCGCTGCCCAAGTCGGTCTGCCGTTGGCCGTGGTGGTCGTCGACAACCGCGGCTACGGCGAGATCCGGCGCGAGATGCTCGAGCGCGACGAACGGCCGCTGGGCACCGAGCTCCCGACCGTCGACTTCCCGGCCGTCGCCCGCGGTTTCGGCTGTCACGCCCATCGCATCACCGACCTCGCGGACCTCCCGCAACTCCTCGAGGCGGCGTTCTGCACCGACCGACCCACCCTGCTGCACGTTGATGAAGCGCTGGCCGGTGCTCCGGCCACCGGGAGGTGA
- a CDS encoding aldehyde dehydrogenase family protein, whose product MTRALWERPVAFVGGAWVDVDRSRAVVDPATEQPIGTAADCDPALVDAAVRAAASAAASWGQTPAEERASAIARLHTELVRRREQLVDTIVAEVGAPLRTARDAHVDVALDVLRWYAEQVDPGWFEYTIGNSRVVRQPAGVAACITPWNYPLYQLVVKLAPALLAGCPVVIKPAELAPLTAYLLVDAAVDAALPPGVVNLVPGSGAETGDALVRHPLVALISFTGSTAVGRQVASLAALRCKRVGLELGGKSASIVLDGAPLETAVRATVDSATLNSGQTCSAWTRLLVPASRYEEAVSLAGRDMAALVVGDPRDVRTDLGPLISAEQRRRVHDLVDRASAVGARIIRADRALPAVGYFTEPVVVADVDATTEIAREEVFGPVLTLLPHHGQEDAIASANASPYGLGGAVWAATEAQGLAVARRLRTGQVDVNGAEFNLAAPFGGFGASGTGRELGLAGLEEYTELQAIQT is encoded by the coding sequence GTGACCCGGGCGCTTTGGGAGCGACCCGTCGCCTTCGTCGGAGGAGCCTGGGTCGACGTCGACCGCTCACGTGCGGTCGTGGATCCTGCCACCGAACAGCCGATCGGGACCGCTGCCGACTGTGACCCAGCGCTGGTGGATGCAGCCGTGCGCGCGGCAGCATCGGCCGCCGCCTCGTGGGGACAGACACCCGCCGAGGAGCGGGCCAGCGCGATCGCCCGGCTGCACACCGAGCTGGTGCGGCGTCGAGAGCAGTTGGTGGACACGATCGTCGCCGAGGTCGGCGCCCCACTGCGTACGGCACGCGACGCCCACGTCGACGTGGCCCTCGACGTGCTGCGCTGGTATGCCGAACAGGTGGATCCCGGTTGGTTCGAGTACACCATCGGCAACTCGCGCGTGGTCCGCCAGCCCGCCGGCGTCGCCGCGTGTATCACGCCCTGGAACTACCCCCTCTACCAACTCGTCGTGAAGCTGGCGCCGGCCCTGCTTGCCGGGTGCCCGGTGGTGATCAAGCCAGCCGAGCTGGCACCCCTGACGGCCTACCTGCTCGTCGACGCCGCGGTCGACGCGGCGCTACCACCAGGTGTCGTGAATCTCGTACCTGGCTCCGGTGCCGAGACGGGTGACGCGCTGGTTCGGCACCCCCTCGTGGCGCTGATCAGTTTCACGGGGTCCACCGCGGTCGGACGTCAGGTCGCGAGCCTCGCGGCGCTCCGCTGCAAGCGCGTCGGACTGGAGCTGGGCGGGAAATCGGCCAGCATCGTGCTGGACGGAGCGCCGCTCGAGACCGCCGTCCGGGCCACCGTCGACTCGGCAACCCTCAACAGCGGTCAGACCTGCAGCGCTTGGACTCGACTGCTCGTCCCCGCCAGCCGCTACGAGGAGGCGGTCAGCCTCGCCGGCCGGGACATGGCCGCTCTCGTCGTCGGAGACCCGCGGGACGTTCGCACCGACCTCGGGCCGCTCATCTCGGCCGAGCAACGTCGCCGAGTTCACGACCTCGTCGACCGAGCATCGGCCGTCGGTGCGCGCATCATCCGCGCTGACCGCGCTCTGCCCGCCGTCGGGTACTTCACCGAACCGGTCGTCGTCGCCGACGTGGATGCAACCACCGAAATCGCCCGTGAGGAGGTCTTCGGGCCGGTTCTGACCTTGCTGCCGCATCACGGGCAGGAAGATGCCATCGCATCAGCCAACGCCAGCCCCTACGGACTCGGCGGTGCCGTGTGGGCCGCCACGGAGGCCCAAGGGCTGGCGGTCGCCCGCCGATTGCGCACGGGACAGGTCGACGTCAACGGTGCCGAATTCAACCTTGCGGCCCCCTTCGGCGGCTTCGGGGCATCCGGCACCGGACGGGAACTCGGCCTGGCCGGCCTCGAGGAGTACACCGAGCTCCAGGCGATCCAGACTTGA
- a CDS encoding TetR/AcrR family transcriptional regulator, with protein MARPSVEAERREQILRATCEVAANVGFRTLRVTDVARRVGCSSGTVHYYFPTKRELVQAAFEHNFRDSLERRRPILESDDDPVTRLRRLIASYLPDSDVTIRAWRVWAELWVEALHDPDLRELNDVVYGAWRSKVLDIIAEGQADGTMRPGDPVMLANAMIGLVDGLAIQLLLRSKNLGLRQVHEVAELVLSCVVLVPVPTLESLT; from the coding sequence ATGGCACGGCCGAGCGTAGAAGCGGAGCGGCGCGAGCAGATCTTGCGCGCCACCTGCGAGGTGGCGGCGAACGTCGGATTCCGCACGCTGCGGGTCACCGACGTCGCTCGCCGCGTCGGCTGCAGCAGTGGCACCGTGCACTACTACTTCCCGACCAAGCGCGAGCTCGTCCAGGCAGCCTTCGAGCACAACTTCCGAGACTCGTTGGAGCGCAGGCGTCCCATCCTCGAGTCCGACGACGACCCCGTCACACGTCTGCGGCGACTCATCGCTTCCTATCTCCCGGACTCCGACGTGACGATCCGTGCCTGGCGTGTCTGGGCGGAGCTCTGGGTCGAGGCGTTGCACGATCCGGACTTGCGTGAGCTGAACGACGTGGTCTACGGAGCTTGGCGCAGCAAGGTGCTCGACATCATCGCCGAGGGTCAGGCCGATGGAACGATGCGCCCCGGTGACCCCGTGATGCTTGCCAACGCCATGATCGGTCTCGTCGACGGCCTCGCGATCCAACTTCTGCTCAGGTCCAAGAATCTGGGTCTCCGGCAGGTGCACGAGGTTGCCGAACTCGTGCTGAGCTGCGTTGTGCTCGTCCCTGTCCCCACACTCGAGTCGCTCACCTAG
- a CDS encoding DMT family transporter — MSGRTTTANRAAAPTVALLLVTVLWGASFPVSKQLMLSMTVDDYLAWRFLIAAAAVVAVRPGVLRGLDRRTVVRGLVLGAIYATAQVPQHIGITLAPASVSGFLTGLYVVFTPVLVARWQRRPLTASTKAAAAVATLGLAVLSLRGFSLGLGEALCVLSAAIYAIHIAVLGIWATPRNASALATLQLISLAVVTSMLSLADGMAMPPTSAAWGQVLFLALGAGAVSMLAQTWAQARVPAARAAIVMASEPVWAAVISIGLFGEALTARILIGGALVFAGIHLAVARPTATTDGVGPPADRHDGPMADPSAQHPPLES; from the coding sequence GTGAGCGGCCGTACGACCACCGCCAACCGCGCTGCCGCGCCCACGGTGGCGCTCCTGCTGGTCACCGTCCTGTGGGGCGCGTCGTTTCCCGTGTCCAAGCAACTGATGCTCTCGATGACCGTCGACGACTACCTCGCTTGGCGCTTCCTCATCGCCGCGGCCGCCGTCGTCGCGGTCCGCCCCGGCGTGTTGCGCGGGCTCGACCGCCGCACGGTGGTGCGTGGGCTCGTACTCGGAGCGATCTACGCGACCGCGCAGGTACCCCAACACATCGGCATCACGCTCGCGCCGGCCTCCGTCTCCGGCTTCCTGACGGGCCTGTACGTGGTCTTCACCCCGGTGCTCGTGGCGAGGTGGCAACGCCGGCCCCTGACTGCCTCGACCAAGGCCGCGGCGGCCGTCGCGACACTGGGTCTGGCCGTGCTGTCACTGCGGGGGTTCTCGCTGGGACTCGGGGAAGCCCTGTGTGTCCTCAGCGCCGCGATCTACGCGATTCACATCGCCGTCCTCGGCATCTGGGCGACGCCGCGCAACGCATCCGCTCTCGCGACGCTCCAGCTGATCTCCCTGGCGGTCGTGACGAGCATGCTCTCTCTGGCCGACGGCATGGCAATGCCGCCCACCTCTGCTGCATGGGGGCAGGTGCTGTTCCTCGCCCTCGGTGCGGGCGCCGTCTCGATGCTCGCCCAGACGTGGGCGCAGGCACGGGTACCGGCGGCCAGGGCAGCCATCGTGATGGCCAGCGAGCCCGTGTGGGCCGCCGTGATCTCGATCGGTCTCTTCGGTGAGGCCTTGACCGCCAGGATCCTGATCGGGGGTGCGCTGGTGTTCGCGGGGATCCACCTCGCCGTGGCTCGGCCCACGGCGACGACGGACGGGGTGGGGCCACCGGCCGACCGCCATGACGGGCCGATGGCCGATCCGTCGGCGCAACACCCACCGCTAGAGTCATGA